The DNA segment TTCGCGGTGTCGCCCAGCGGCGTCTCGCGGATCGACAGGTCAATGTGGAAGAACAGCCGGACATTCCGGGGCCGGCCTTCCAGATCTCGCACTGTCACCCGCCGGATGTACACCGGATCCTGGCAGTCCACCGCGTCGTTGCAGATCAGTTCGAGCCCGAGCCGTGGGCTCGTCAGGCGCACCTCGGTCACCAGGGTGTCGGTGCGATACCGCAGTTCGCGGTGCCAGGACTCATCCTCGACCCAGGCAAACTGACCGTCGACCCAGACCCCGAACCGCTGGACATGCCCGCCTGTGTGGTTGAACCGGCCGACCATCGGATAGTACAGATCCCGAACTCGATACAGATGATCGAACGTAATCAACAGGTCGCCGTTGCCGACGGGAATGTCGCGGGGCATGGGTGCGGGGCCTCCTTCTCGGGAGGGTACTGATCGGCCGGGCGTCCACGTCGAAATAGCCCGCTCAGGCAGCGGGCGCTGCCGAGGCACCCGCGTGCGATGGTAGGGCCTCACCATCGGCGGCCCCGATCCCAAGGGCTTCGATCCGGGCCTTGAGGTCGCCGATGTAGGAGATGCGGATCCCGAAGTTCTCCCCCACTTTCACGGCGTACCCGGTGGCCACCGGCTTGTTGTTCACAAGCAGGTGAAGTTCATCGTCCGCCCGCTTGGGCAGTTCGATGATCGAACCGGGCACCAGGGACACCACGTCGGCAAGGCGACTCTGCCGCTCGCCGATCACGACGATGAGCGGGACTTCGAGGTGCAGCACCCGATCCAGGGTGGGAGACATGCACGGGTTATCGGCGTTGAACCCGCTGTCGCTGCAGCGGCAGCCGCTGCGTGACGCTAGGAGTACCGCCCGACCACCAGTGTCACGTTATGGCCGCCGAACCCGAACGTGTTGTTCAGGACGTACTTGATCCGGCGCTCGCGGGCGTGATGCGGGACCAGGTCGAGGTCGAACGACTCATCCGGGTTGTCCAGGTTGATGGTCGGCGCGATGATCCCGTCCCGCACCGCGTGGATACACGCGATCAGCTCGACCGCCCCCGAGGCCCCGAGGCAGTGGCCGTGCATCGACTTGGTCGATGACATCAGCAGTTTTCCACCAGCGGACTTGCGGGCGTGATCGCCGAAGACCGAGATGCACGCGGCGACCTCCGCCTTGTCACCCAACGGCGTCGACGTGCCGTGAGCATTGATGTAGTCGATCTGCTCCGGGTTCAAGCGGGAATCCTCGAGCGCCCACCGCATGGACCGTGCCGCCCCGCGCCCCTCCGCATCCGGGGCCGTGATGTGGCTGGCATCGGAACTGTTCGCCGAGCCGAGTAGTTCCGCGTAGATCTCCGCACCGCGGGCCCTGGCGTGTTCCTCCGTCTCGATCACAAACATGGCCGCGCCCTCGGCGAGCACGAACCCGTCGCGGCCGACGTCGAAGGGGCGGGAGGCCCGTTCCGGCTCATCGTTCCTCGTGCTCAGGGCCTTCATGGTCATGAAGGCGCCGATGCACAGGGGAGAGACCGCGGCTTCGGCGCCCCCCACCACCATCACGTCCGCGCGGCCGCGGCGCATGATCTCGATCGCCTCGCCGATCGCGTGGCCCGAGGAGGCGCACGCCGTGGCATGGGCCGAACCGGGCCCGCGCAGGCCGTACTGAATCGATATCCCGCCGGTGCACGCGTTCACCATCAGGCGGGGCACCGTGAACGGGTTGATGCGGTCCGGCCCCCGGTCTCTCATCACGAGGACGCCGTCTTCAATCGTTTGAATGCCGCCCACGCCCGAACCAACGACCACCCCGCAGCGTTCCGGGTCCTCCCGGCTGAAATCGATCCCCGAGTGCGCCACGGCCTCTCCGGCAGCGCAGAGACCGAGCTGAGCGAATCGGTCGAGGCGGCGCGCCTCTCGGCCCTCGATCCACTTGGTCGGATCGAAGTCCCTGACTTGCCCGGCAATCTTGACCGTCCACTTGTCGTACTTCGTGAACGTCTCAGCGGTGATCGGCGAGATTCCACTGCGCCCCTCCCGCATTCCGGCCCACGTCGACGGCGCATCGCAACCGAGATCGGTCACAGCACCGATCCCGGTAATGACCACTCGCGTTCCGGGTGCGTTGGCGTGCGCCATTGCGGGGTTAGGGGCTCCGGCCGGGCGCGGAGGCTATTCCTTGCCCTGTGCCTGTTTGATGAAGTCGATGGCTTGGCCGACCGTC comes from the Phycisphaeraceae bacterium genome and includes:
- a CDS encoding FliM/FliN family flagellar motor switch protein, with translation MSPTLDRVLHLEVPLIVVIGERQSRLADVVSLVPGSIIELPKRADDELHLLVNNKPVATGYAVKVGENFGIRISYIGDLKARIEALGIGAADGEALPSHAGASAAPAA
- the fabF gene encoding beta-ketoacyl-ACP synthase II codes for the protein MAHANAPGTRVVITGIGAVTDLGCDAPSTWAGMREGRSGISPITAETFTKYDKWTVKIAGQVRDFDPTKWIEGREARRLDRFAQLGLCAAGEAVAHSGIDFSREDPERCGVVVGSGVGGIQTIEDGVLVMRDRGPDRINPFTVPRLMVNACTGGISIQYGLRGPGSAHATACASSGHAIGEAIEIMRRGRADVMVVGGAEAAVSPLCIGAFMTMKALSTRNDEPERASRPFDVGRDGFVLAEGAAMFVIETEEHARARGAEIYAELLGSANSSDASHITAPDAEGRGAARSMRWALEDSRLNPEQIDYINAHGTSTPLGDKAEVAACISVFGDHARKSAGGKLLMSSTKSMHGHCLGASGAVELIACIHAVRDGIIAPTINLDNPDESFDLDLVPHHARERRIKYVLNNTFGFGGHNVTLVVGRYS